A window of the Xenopus laevis strain J_2021 chromosome 9_10L, Xenopus_laevis_v10.1, whole genome shotgun sequence genome harbors these coding sequences:
- the LOC108701228 gene encoding uncharacterized protein LOC108701228 encodes MEVLIIDLRFVNQFIRKLAFRMENISLTIKVLDHGDYITSLDLKDAYLHVPLFKDHRRFLRIALYMGGELHHFPSPAFRYNNGSPGVHQNCSSNSSCIKRRDHNNPLSGQLACHSNISVTALKHLDRVIAFLQQLGWIINWEKSSLLPSRVINFLRMEINSSKMKVYIPPEKVLRLKQSVQQIIARPHSSLRELMRVLGLMTATIDAVPWAKFHTRPHQADILLRWDRQLSSLEKKIFLGRETRHRLQWWLQDHNLTQGLSFQQMNWLILTTDASQSGWGAHLNSTRCLESNGKDYVLKLQGNEGSLQGNLGVRTASERKTSENHVRQFHHGGSLTEQGDMEDHGVGREQCAQ; translated from the coding sequence ATGGAAGTTTTGATAATAGATTTGAGGTTTGTAAACCAGTTCATCAGGAAGTTGGCATTCCGTATGGAAAATATCAGTTTGACTATAAAGGTCTTAGATCATGGAGACTATATAACTTCTTTAGACCTCAAAGACGCCTACCTTCATGTACCACTTTTCAAGGACCACAGAAGATTTCTTCGAATAGCTCTGTACATGGGAGGAGAGCTTCATCATTTTCCGAGTCCTGCTTTTCGGTATAACAACGGCTCCCCGGGTGTTCACCAAAATTGTAGCAGCAATAGCAGCTGTATTAAGAGAAGGGATCACAATAATCCCCTATCTGGACAATTGGCTTGTCACAGCAATATCAGCGTCACTGCTTTGAAACATTTGGACAGAGTGATTGCCTTTCTTCAACAGCTAGGTTGGATAATAAACTGGGAGAAATCATCATTACTTCCATCCAGGGTGATAAACTTCCTGAGGATGGAAATCAATTCATCCAAGATGAAAGTTTATATACCACCGGAGAAAGTTCTCAGGCTCAAGCAATCAGTGCAACAGATCATTGCCAGACCTCATTCCTCTCTCAgagaattgatgagggtgctaggTCTGATGACAGCAACTATAGATGCTGTACCATGGGCGAAATTTCACACAAGGCCTCATCAAGCGGATATTCTCCTCAGATGGGATCGCCAGCTTTCCTCCTTGGAGAAAAAGATTTTTCTCGGCAGAGAGACAAGACACCGGCTTCAGTGGTGGCTTCAAGATCACAATCTTACACAGGGATTGTCCTTCCAGCAGATGAATTGGTTGATTCTGACAACAGATGCTTCCCAATCAGGATGGGGGGCCCATCTCAACAGCACAAGGTGTCTGGAGTCCAATGGAAAGGACTATGTCCTCAAACTTCAGGGAAATGAGGGCAGTCTTCAAGGCAATCTTGGCGTTAGAACTGCATCTGAGAGGAAGACATCTGAAAATCATGTCAGACAATTCCACCATGGTGGCTCCCTTACTGAGCAAGGAGATATGGAAGATCATGGAGTGGGCAGAGAACAATGTGCCCAGTAA
- the rps11.L gene encoding 40S ribosomal protein S11, which produces MADIQTERAYQKQPTIFQNKKRVLQGETGKEKLPRYYRSVGLGFKTPREAIDGTYIDKKCPFTGNVSIRGRILSGVVTKMKMQRTIVIRRDYLHYIRKYNRFEKRHKNMSVHLSPCFRDVQVGDTVTVGECRPLSKTVRFNVLKVTKAAGTKKQFQKF; this is translated from the exons ATGGCGGACATTCAG ACTGAGAGAGCCTATCAGAAGCAGCCGACCATCTTTCAGAACAAGAAGCGTGTTCTGCAGGGTGAGACCGGCAAGGAGAAGCTCCCACGTTACTACAGGAGTGTTGGCCTGGGATTCAAGACTCCAAGAGAG GCAATTGATGGCACCTACATTGACAAGAAATGTCCCTTTACTGGCAACGTATCCATCCGTGGCCGTATCCTTTCAG GAGTGGTGACAAAGATGAAGATGCAGAGGACTATAGTGATCCGCAGAGATTACCTCCATTACATTCGCAAGTACAACCGGTTTGAGAAGCGCCACAAGAATATGTCTGTCCACCTTTCCCCTTGTTTCAG GGATGTGCAGGTCGGAGACACTGTCACAGTCGGAGAATGTCGTCCCCTGAGCAAAACTGTCCGCTTCAATGTCCTGAAGGTGACCAAAGCGGCTGGGACTAAGAAACAGTTCCAGAAGTTCTAA